From Magnolia sinica isolate HGM2019 chromosome 13, MsV1, whole genome shotgun sequence, one genomic window encodes:
- the LOC131223422 gene encoding glycine-rich RNA-binding protein blt801-like isoform X2 — translation MAFTCKIGNILKRTVSNHIKSDLSASSPSMYQAIRCMSSSKLFVGGLSYSTDDQSLREAFTGYGEVIEARVIMDRETGRSRGFGFVSFTSGEEASAAITGMDGKDLHGRMVRVNYATERTGGFRGGGYGGGGGDYGGGGGYGGGSGGYGGGSYGGGGGNYGGDSYGSGGGGYGGGTGGYGGDSYGSGGGSYGGSSSSYGSGGGGYGGNSGGGNYGVAGGGGGSDGYVSAANFGAADSGSSYGGSRGMGYGSSQGSMNAGGDYNQGNPIEGNYRDEDDDEPDDYTDKRV, via the exons ATGGCTTTCACTTGCAAAATTGGAAATATACTAAAGAGGACAGTAAGTAATCATATTAAATCAGACTTGTCTGCATCCAGTCCATCAATGTACCAAGCGATACGATGCATGTCATCTTCCAAACTCTTTGTTGGAG GACTCTCGTATAGCACAGATGACCAAAGTCTGAGAGAAGCATTTACTGGCTATGGGGAAGTCATAGAAG CAAGAGTTATCATGGATCGTGAGACGGGCAGATCTAGAGGCTTTGGCTTTGTTAGTTTCACATCTGGCGAGGAGGCATCTGCAGCCATCACTGGAATGGATGGAAAG GATTTACATGGCAGGATGGTAAGAGTGAACTATGCTACTGAAAGGACGGGAGGATTCCGTGGCGGCGGTTATGGAGGTGGTGGCGGTGATTATGGAGGTGGTGGCGGTTATGGAGGTGGTAGTGGTGGTTATGGCGGCGGCAgctatggtggtggtggtggtaatTATGGTGGCGATAGCTATGGAAGTGGGGGTGGTGGTTATGGTGGTG GAACAGGGGGTTATGGTGGCGACAGCTATGGAAGTGGTGGTGGCAGCTATGGTGGAAGCAGCAGCAGTTATGGCAGTGGAGGTGGTGGTTATGGCGGGAATAGTGGTGGCGGAAATTATGGTGTTGCTGGCGGGGGTGGCGGCAGTGATGGTTATGTCAGTGCTGCCAATTTTGGTGCTGCCGACAGTGGTAGTAGCTATGGTGGGAGCAGAGGAATGGGATATGGAAGTAGCCAAGGGAGCATGAATGCTGGCGGCGATTACAACCAGGGCAATCCGATAGAGGGGAATTACAGGGACGAAGACGATGATGAGCCGGACGACTACACTGACAAGCGAGTTTGA
- the LOC131223422 gene encoding glycine-rich RNA-binding protein 2-like isoform X1: MAFTCKIGNILKRTVSNHIKSDLSASSPSMYQAIRCMSSSKLFVGGLSYSTDDQSLREAFTGYGEVIEARVIMDRETGRSRGFGFVSFTSGEEASAAITGMDGKDLHGRMVRVNYATERTGGFRGGGYGGGGGDYGGGGGYGGGSGGYGGGSYGGGGGNYGGDSYGSGGGGYGGGGGTRGYGGGGGTGGYGGDSYGSGGGSYGGSSSSYGSGGGGYGGNSGGGNYGVAGGGGGSDGYVSAANFGAADSGSSYGGSRGMGYGSSQGSMNAGGDYNQGNPIEGNYRDEDDDEPDDYTDKRV, from the exons ATGGCTTTCACTTGCAAAATTGGAAATATACTAAAGAGGACAGTAAGTAATCATATTAAATCAGACTTGTCTGCATCCAGTCCATCAATGTACCAAGCGATACGATGCATGTCATCTTCCAAACTCTTTGTTGGAG GACTCTCGTATAGCACAGATGACCAAAGTCTGAGAGAAGCATTTACTGGCTATGGGGAAGTCATAGAAG CAAGAGTTATCATGGATCGTGAGACGGGCAGATCTAGAGGCTTTGGCTTTGTTAGTTTCACATCTGGCGAGGAGGCATCTGCAGCCATCACTGGAATGGATGGAAAG GATTTACATGGCAGGATGGTAAGAGTGAACTATGCTACTGAAAGGACGGGAGGATTCCGTGGCGGCGGTTATGGAGGTGGTGGCGGTGATTATGGAGGTGGTGGCGGTTATGGAGGTGGTAGTGGTGGTTATGGCGGCGGCAgctatggtggtggtggtggtaatTATGGTGGCGATAGCTATGGAAGTGGGGGTGGTGGTTATGGTGGTGGTGGAGGAACAAGGGGTTATGGTGGTGGTGGAGGAACAGGGGGTTATGGTGGCGACAGCTATGGAAGTGGTGGTGGCAGCTATGGTGGAAGCAGCAGCAGTTATGGCAGTGGAGGTGGTGGTTATGGCGGGAATAGTGGTGGCGGAAATTATGGTGTTGCTGGCGGGGGTGGCGGCAGTGATGGTTATGTCAGTGCTGCCAATTTTGGTGCTGCCGACAGTGGTAGTAGCTATGGTGGGAGCAGAGGAATGGGATATGGAAGTAGCCAAGGGAGCATGAATGCTGGCGGCGATTACAACCAGGGCAATCCGATAGAGGGGAATTACAGGGACGAAGACGATGATGAGCCGGACGACTACACTGACAAGCGAGTTTGA